The following proteins are co-located in the Labrys monachus genome:
- a CDS encoding FtsW/RodA/SpoVE family cell cycle protein, which translates to MASRTERSAFNSWWWTVDRLMLVTILALMLIGIVLLLAASPAVAERIGIHDMFHFVNRQAILIPPALAIMVGVSFLSPRSIRRLALAVFLVSIMLVVATLLFGAEIKGSRRWIVGIQPSEFLKPAFVILAAWLFSENVKRPDVPGNILAILLLAWSAGLLIMQPDFGQTMLISIVWGALFFMAGLHWFWMVGLGGVGAGGILLAYQFIPHVTARIDRFLSPEGADTFQVDTARDAFLSGGWFGKGPGEGTYKLILPDCHTDFIIAVTGEEFGLLFVMVLVGMFALIVLRGLWHAYRLEDPFCRFATAGLTLLFGLQSTINLMVNLHMVPAKGMTLPFISYGGSSLISVAYGMGMVLALTRRRPRTDMIASAFSFRDRQRGATVAGVGLTS; encoded by the coding sequence ATGGCCTCCCGCACCGAACGTTCGGCCTTCAATTCCTGGTGGTGGACCGTCGATCGGTTGATGCTGGTGACGATCCTCGCGCTGATGCTGATCGGCATCGTGCTCCTGCTCGCGGCGAGCCCTGCGGTGGCCGAGCGGATCGGCATCCACGACATGTTCCATTTCGTCAACCGGCAGGCGATCCTGATTCCGCCGGCGCTCGCGATCATGGTCGGGGTCTCCTTCCTCTCGCCCCGCTCGATCCGGCGCCTGGCGCTGGCGGTGTTCCTCGTCTCGATCATGCTGGTGGTGGCGACGCTGCTGTTCGGCGCGGAGATCAAGGGGTCGAGGCGGTGGATCGTCGGCATCCAGCCTTCGGAGTTCCTCAAGCCGGCCTTCGTCATCCTCGCGGCATGGCTGTTCTCCGAAAACGTCAAGCGGCCCGATGTGCCCGGCAACATCCTCGCCATCCTCCTGCTCGCCTGGTCGGCGGGACTTCTGATCATGCAGCCGGACTTCGGGCAGACCATGCTGATCTCGATCGTATGGGGCGCGCTGTTCTTCATGGCGGGGCTGCACTGGTTCTGGATGGTCGGCCTCGGCGGCGTCGGCGCCGGCGGCATTCTCCTGGCGTATCAGTTCATCCCCCACGTCACGGCCCGAATAGATCGCTTCCTCAGCCCGGAAGGGGCCGATACCTTCCAGGTCGACACCGCGAGGGACGCCTTCCTCAGCGGCGGCTGGTTCGGCAAGGGGCCGGGCGAGGGCACCTACAAGCTCATCCTGCCGGACTGCCATACGGACTTCATCATCGCGGTGACGGGCGAGGAATTCGGCCTGCTGTTCGTCATGGTTCTCGTCGGGATGTTCGCGCTCATCGTGTTGCGGGGGCTGTGGCACGCCTACCGCCTCGAGGACCCGTTCTGCCGCTTCGCCACCGCCGGCCTCACCCTCCTGTTCGGGCTTCAATCCACCATCAATCTCATGGTCAACCTCCATATGGTGCCCGCCAAGGGCATGACGCTGCCCTTCATCTCCTATGGCGGCTCCTCGCTGATCTCCGTCGCCTACGGCATGGGCATGGTGCTCGCGCTGACGCGCCGGCGGCCCCGCACCGACATGATCGCGAGCGCGTTCAGCTTCCGCGACCGCCAGCGCGGCG